The sequence below is a genomic window from Halosolutus gelatinilyticus.
GAGATCGGTTCGGATGGCGGCCATCATCATCCCGGGGAGGTTCTTGTCGCAGCCCGCGACGGTGACGAGGCCGTCGATCCGCTCGCCGAAGGCGACGAGTTCGACGCTGTCGGCGATGAGTTCGCGGGAGATCAGCGACGCCTTCATCCCCTCGGTGCCCATCGAGATGGCGTCCGAGATGGTGATCGTCCCGAACTCGATCGGCATCCCGCCGGCTTCGTCGGCGCCCTCGATCGCCGCCGCGGCCACGTCGTCCAGGTGGACGTTACAGGGCGTGATGTCCGCGGCGGGATTGGGCACGCCGATCATCGGCGAGCCGAGATCCTCGTCGTCGAATCCCATCGCGCGGAACATCGCGCGGTGGGGGGCTCGATCGGCCCCCTCGGTCACGTCGCGGCTCCGCAACCGCTCGTCCTTTCCGTGGTCGAATTCGCTGTCGCTGCTCATGATCGGAACTCGCATCGAGGAGGCATAAGTCACCCTCTCTCGCACAAACGTTGCTGGGAATCCCGCGGAACCGAACCCGGTCGATCGGCGGCCGTCGGTCGGATCGACGTCGTTCCGGCGCGCCGCGATCGAACGCTACTCCTCGAGTCGCCGCTCGGCCGCCGCCAGCGCCTCCCGCGTGTCGACGCTCTCGAACGTCGCCGCGTCGACGTCCGCGAGTTTCGATTCCTCGACCGTGACGGCGTCGATCCGATCGATCGCGGCCACGATGCGCCCCTCCTCGGCTTCGAGCGCCGCCTGGCAGGCGGCCGCCATCGCGTCGGCGCGGTAGATCGCCTGTGTCGGCTGGTACCAGCCGTCTTCGAGGCGCACGACCGCTCCGTCCGCCCCTCGAGCGCGATCGTACAGGAGCGAGAGCAGGTCGGGGTCGACGAACGGCATGTCGCAGGCGACGACTGCGGCGTACTCGCGTTCGACGGCCTCGAGGCCGACCCGGATGCCGGCGAGCGGCCCCCGATCGGGGACGGGATCGGTTTCGAACCGGACGTCGGCGTCGCACCCCGCCAGCGCCTCCCGGATTCGAGCGACCTGCTCGTCGCGGCAGTTGACGACGAGATCGTCCGCGACCGCCGCCAGGCGATCGACGACGCGGCGGACCATCGGCGTCCCGGCGAGTTCGGCGGCGGCCTTGTCCGCCTCGCCGAACCGCGTCGAGAAGCCGCCCGCGAGGACCACGCCCGCGAGATCGTCCGTCGTGTTCATGTGCGTCGGTTGGCGGGGAACGCCCATAAGAACCGTCACCCGACGACGTCGACCAGCGGTTCGTCCGCGATCATGCTCGTCAGGGCGACCCGCGAGACGCGGTCGTGCGCCCCCGCGTTCCGATCGAGGACGCTGCGCGCGATCTCGCGGGCGATCGCCAGATCCTCGTCGTCGTCGACCATGTTGAGTACCGGGACGTACGTTGCACCGTCGGGAACGCCCTTCAGCCCGGCCTCGGGGCTCGTCAGCAGGGTCGCGACGTCCGCCGGCTCGATCGACTCCCCTGGCGATCGGCCCGTCACCGCCGCGACCCGCTCGGGTCGGTGGACGGCGCGCTCGTCGAGCGGTTCGCCGACCGCGTGAACGCTGGCGATCGCGAGGACGGCGTCGGCGGTCGCGGGCAGTTGGGGTTCGTGGTCGCCCGGCGCTTTCAACAGCCGCGTGCGGGCGCCGTCGGCCTTGACGAGGACGTGGTCCGCCGCGCCCGCGGCCGCGATCTCATCGACGACGGCGGGATCGTAGCCGACGTACCGATCGTCGCCGTCCCGGTCCGCGACCAGTCCCAGCGGCCACTCCCGGTCCCGTTCGGCGTCGGTCCGATCCGCCGATAGCACCCCCACCGGATCGTCCGTCACGCGCACCGTCGCGACCCGTCGATCGAAGATCGGGATGCGGACGGTCGCCGTCAGGACGGCGCGATCGAGCCGATCGGCGAGTTCGTACAGCGCGGATTTCTTCCCGCCCGCGCCGACGACGCACGTCAGCCCGGCGTCGGCGCCGAGCGCTCGCGTGAGGTCCATCGTCTGCGTCGTACGTAATCGAACGGAAAATAGTATAGGTCGGTCTCCCGGCCGTTCGCGGGGGATCGGAACCGACCCCGTTCGCATCAGGTTACCCTGCCGGGCGTCGGGTCGATTTCGTTTTCAACGGCGCTTCGAGCGGCGCGTCGAATATCGACGGTTCCGGGAACGCGATCGCCACCGACGGGCTGGACTACTCCCCGTCCGTGGTGAACGAGGACGACGAAGTTCCGTCCACGACCCACAATCGCCGGGCCGCCGAACGCGGTCTGTCGGGACCCGACGACGAGACCGTGACACATCGAAGCACTGTTGCGAAATTTGTTAGCAATCATACACAATCGTGCGACGCGCGTTCACAGCAACGTTTAACGTCCGAATCGTGGTCGGCCACTGTGGAGGTTGTCACCTAATGTCAATGGACGCTGTCGTATACCAGGGCCCGCACGATGTAGCGATCGAGGAAGTGGACGAACCCGAACTCCAGCACCCGAACGACGTCATCGTCGACATCACGACGACGTGTATTTGCGGCTCGGACCTCCACATGTACGAGGGCCGGACGGCCGCGGATCCGGGGATCGTCTTCGGGCACGAGAACATGGGACTCGTCAGCGAGGTCGGCGATGCCGTCACGACGCTCGAAGAGGGCGATCGCGTCGTCATGCCGTTCAACGTCGCCTGCGGTTTCTGCCGGAACTGCGAGAACGGGTATACCGGGTTCTGCACCAACGTCAACCCCGGATTCGCCGGCGGGGCGTACGGCTACGTCGCGATGGGGCCGTACAAGGGCGGCCAGGCCGAGAAGCTCCGGGTTCCGTACGCGGATTTTAACGCGCTGAAACTCCCCGAAGGGGACGAACACGAGGACGCGTTCGCGCTGCTCGCGGACATCTTCCCGACCGGCTGGCACGGAACGCGACTGGCGAACCTGGAACCCGGCGAGTCGATCGCGATCTACGGCGCCGGACCCGTCGGGTTGATGGCGGCCTACAGCGCGAAGATCCAGGGCGCCTCGGAGATCTACGTCGTCGATCGGGTCGAGAGCCGACTCGAACTCGCCGAGGACCACTGCGACGCCCGAACGATCAACTTCGAGGAGGGCGATCCGGTCGACCAGATCGTCGCGGAACACGGCGACGAAGTCGACAAGGGCGTCGACGCGGTGGGCTATCAGGCGATCGATCCCGAGACGGATCCCGGAGACGACGCCTACGATCCCGCCCGCGAGAACCCGGCCGTCGTGCTCAACCAGCTGATCCAGACGGTCCGTCCGACCGGCGCGCTCGGCATCCCCGGACTCTACGTTCCGTCCGATCCGGGCGGCCCCTCGGAAATGGCCCAGCAGGGACGGCTCGGGATCGACTTCGGCAAGATCTTCGAGAAGGGCCACAAGTTCGGTACCGGGCAGTGTAACGTCAAGCAGTACAACCGCGAACTCCGCGACATGATCATCGAGGGCCGCGCCGATCCCAGCTGGGTCGTCTCCCACCGCGTCGGTCTGGAGCAGGCGCCCGAGATGTACGAGCGGTTCGACAACCGCGAGGAGGGCGTCATCAAAGTGCTGCTCGAGCCTTGACCCGACGGTCGACGGCCGATCCGTTTTTCTTTTCGATCCCGCGCTAGCGCCGCAGCCAGGTCGCGGGGTGCTCGTCGCGCAGGTGGTCCTGGTACCGCTTGATCAGCGCCGGGTACGAGCCTTCGACCGCGTGCCACGCGCAGTGATCGCAACCGCGCTCGACCGTATCGCCGGGCCCGCGAACGTATCCGCCGGTTCGATCCATATGGCGACGGGTTCCGACCGAGCCGATATCGCTCTTCCGGTCCATCGATCGTCCGCACTCGCGGTCGACCGGGGATTCGCCCGTTGCTTGCAACGGCGCCCGCGCTCGCGGTCGATCGCAGCGCGACCGGCGAAACGGGTAAGCGACCGGCCGACGTAGCCGCGGGCGTGTGCCAGTACTGTAATTACTCGTTTCACGACGACTGGGTCCGGCTCCTCGAGTACGACGAGGTGTACCAGTCGACGCTCCCCGAGTCGACGACGCAGTCGACGCACGGCTTCCACGAGTCGTGGGACGATCTCCGGGAAGAACTGGAGCTGTGATCCGCCTTCGCGCCGGTCGTGACGACCCGGCCGCGTCCGGAGGACGTCGCCGGCGGGCGATCCGGGGCGATCGTCGACGAACCGGTAGTCAGGGACGCCGGGAGATCGGGAACGGATCGTCGTCGCCGGAGTCCGTCGCCGGCATTTCGTCCGTCGCCAGACAGGCCCGGAGTTCGTCCCGGATCCGGGATTCGTCCATCTCCCGCCCGATGAACACCAGCCGGGTCCGCCTGTCGTCGTCCGGTCCCCACTCGCCGATCGGGCCGGCCTGTACCGACGGGCCGGCCTGACTGAGGCCGATCACCTCGTCGTAGCCGGCGACGTGACAGACGCCCTTGGCCCGAACGATCGCGCCGTCCCACGTTTCGAGCCAGTGGGCGAACCGGTGCGGGTCAAGCGGGCGCGCCTCGCGGAAGACGAACGACGAGACGCCGTGCAAGTCGGCGGCACTCGGCAATCCACGTCGACCGCGTTCGGTCTCGCCGGCGCCTTCGTGGGCATGATCCTCCGCCTCGCCGTCGCGATCGTGGTCGTGCGCCTCGCCTCGAAGGTGCCGTTTCCACCCCTGCGATCGCTGCACCGCCTCGAAGTCGAAGCGGCCGGTATCGAGGATCAACTCGGGGTCGACCTCGCTGTACGCGGTGTGAACGCGCATCGCGCGCGGCTGGAGCTGATCGACGACGGCTTCGATCTCGTCGAGGACGTCGTCCGGAACCATGTCGGTCTTGTTCAACAGGAGGATATCGCAGAACTCGATCCCTTCGACGAGAACCTCGCTCAGTGGGCGCCGATCGTCGGGTCGGGCGCCTTCGGGGAGGGTTTCGCCGGCGTCGAACTCCTTCCAGAAGCCGTACGTATCGAGCACGGTCACCATCGTATCGAGATTGAACAGGTCCGTCGGATCGATTTCGCTCGCGTCGGTCCCCTCGGTGAACACCTGCGCGACGGGGATCGGCTCGCTGATTCCGGAGGATTCGACGAGCAGATAGTCGAACTCGCGTTCCTCGGCGAGTCGGCGAGCCTCCGAGAGCAGATCCCCCTGCAGTCGACAGCAGATGCAGCCGTTCGAGAGGTCGACGATCCCCTCCTCGTCGTTTTCCCGGGCGATCAGCTCCGCGTCGACGTTCACCTCGCCCATGTCGTTGACGATGACGGCGATCTCGTGGCCCGCGGGGTTCGACAGCACGTGATTGACGAGCGTCGTCTTCCCCGCACCGAGGTAGCCGCTGACCACTGTGACCGGAATCCGATCGTCGTGTTCTGTCATGTGCTGTTCCAGCACACCACGAGCGAGCTACTAAATCGCAGGGGCGGTCGTCTCAATCCGCCGCCGAACCGACGCCGTTGCGAGGCGGGAGTAGCGTAGCGAGCCTCGACGGTTCCTGAACCGCGTTTACCACCGGAGTCGCGTCATCGCTCGCGACGACGAGCACCCCGTACTCCTCGTCGCACCGCGGCCGATCGATTCCGTCAGCGGTTGCCACCGTCGAAACCCCCTTCCGGGGAGCCCGCGTACCGCTGGATACGACATGACGACGGTCACAGTGAGCGCCGGGGCGCGGCTCCACGTCGGGTTTCAGAACCTCTCGCTGGCCCGCGAACGCCTCTACGGCGGGATCGGGATCGGCCTCGACGAGCCGCGGCTGACCGTCACCGCCGAACCCGCCGCGACCGTCGACGCAGACGACCCGCTCGCACAGGAGTACGCGCGGCGGGCCGCGGACGTCCTCGACGTTTCCGGCGTTTCGATCGCGATGGAGGAGCGGCTGTCGCGCCATGTCGGCCTCGGCAGCGGAACCCAGATCGCCCTGTCGGTCCTGGCGGCGACGGCGCGGGCCCACGACCTCGATCCCCGAACCCGCGACCGCGCGCCGGCGATGGGCCGGGGCGGGCGCAGCGGCGTCGGCGTCGCGACGTTCGAGGACGGCGGCTTCGTCGTCGACGCCGGCCACCCGACGAACCGGTTCACCACCGAACCGCCCGCCGAAGGCGACTGGACGGTCCCCCCAGTCGTCGCCCGCCACGACCTGCCCACGGAGTGGCGGTTCCTCGTCGTCGCCCCCGACGCGGACCCCGGCCGCAGCGGCGAGGACGAGGACGCGAGCATGCGATCGGTCGTCGAGCGCGCGGACCCCGCCGTCGCCGACGAGATCGCCGGCGTCGTCACGCGGAAACTGCTACCTGCGGCCGCCGAGGGCCGGCTCGAGGCGTTCGGCGAGGCGATCGCGGAGATCGGCCGCAAGAACGGCGCCTGGTACGCGGACGCTCAGGGCGGCGTCTTCCGCCCGCCAGCGGGCGCTTTGGTCGAGTCGCTCTCGGACTGCCCGGTGCTCTCGGGCGTCGGGCAATCCTCGTGGGGGCCCGTCGTCTACGGCGTCACCGACGCGGCTCACGCGGACGAGGCCGAGCGCGCGGCGCGGACCGCGCTCGACGAACTGGATCTGGGAGGCGGGGTGTTGCTCGCACGAGCCGCGACGGACGGCGCTCGCATCCGTGAAGCACCCTCCGATCGGTGATTTCGGGGGCCGCGCCGGAACACGGTCGCCGCCACAACAGGTAAGCGGATCCGCACGAACGGAGGCGTATGGAGCGGATGCCGCTGGGCGTGTCGCGGCTCGATCGGATGATCGGCGGCGGAGCACCGGCGGGCAGCGTCGTCCTGCTCGCGGGCGAGTCGGGCGCCGGTGCGCGGGAGTTTTGTTACACGAGCGCGGCGATGAACGGCCTGGCGACGGCCGATCCGGCGCAGTTCGAACTCTACTACGGGGGTCTCGAACCGGGGACGTCGCTCCCCGAGGAGATCCACTACGTCTCGTTCACGGACGAACCGAGCGCGATCCGCGACGAGATGGCGTTCGTCATGGACGGCGAGCTGATCGACGCGGGGCTGGCGGACGTCGAGTTCTTCGAACTCGCCGAGGAGTACTTCCAGCTGACGCCGGTGCCGACGGAGTGGTACGCCGATCGAGCCACGGACATCACGGCGCTCGGCGACCGCGACGATTGCGGCGGGGTTCTCGAAGCGCTCGGGACGTACCTCACCGAGAACGCCGCGAACAGCCTGGTCGTGATCGACTCCGTGACCGACCTCGTCGCGGCCGACGACGCCGAGTTCGGCTGGCCGGACCTGACCGTCCTCCTGAAGGGACTCGCGCGGGCGTCACACCGCTGGGGCGGCGTCATCCTGTTGCTCGTCAACTCCGAGTTGCTCGGGCCGACGGAACTCGGCCGGCTCAAGGAGGCGACGGACGGAACCCTGCTGTTCGAGTGGGAGAGCGGCGGCTCGGAGCGCGCCAGAACGCTCGTCGTCGAGCAGTTCCGGGGCGTGCTTTCACGGCTTGAGGACGAGAACATCGTCCGATTCGAAACCGAGATCCACGACGGCGGGTTCGACATCAGTAACGTTCGGAAGATCCGATAGCGACGAGACGCCGTCCGAATCGCAGCCCGATCCGCCGGTCTCCGAATGCGGGTCACCGGCCCCCGACGCGATCTGCAATAATCCTTAAGAGAGCGTCGTCCGAACTGGGGGTAGATGGCGAGCGAGGAACACGACGATGGGGGGATCTCGTTCGCGCTCCCGGCCGAGGTGGACGACTGGGTGACCGATGCGGCCGATCGACGCGACGAGACGCGCGACGACGTCTGTCGACGCCTGGTGACGGCCGCCCACGCGATCGCTACGGACGAGGAACCAGCGCCTGTCGGCCGCGACGACGTCGACGATCTACGAGCCCAACTCGACACCCAGCGCGACGAGTTCGTGGAGCTGCTCGCTGACGTCCGGTCGCGGGTGATCCAGGTCAAACGCGAGACCGACGCGAAAGCGGCGGTCGACCACGATCACGAGGAGTACGTCGCGGCGGACCGGTTCGCCGCGGTCGAGGCGGACCTCGACGAACTCGAGGAGGTCGTCGCGGCCGGGTTCGACAACTTCGAGGACGTGCTCGAACACCTCCTCGAGACGACAGACGACCTCGAAACCCGATCGGGGATGCTCGCCAGGGCCGTCCTCGACCTCCGGGATCGGCGGGACGCGATCGCCGACCGAGAACGGCGACGGGCCGAAACCGAGCGGCTCAAACTGCTCGCGAACCGGCTCGGAATCCGTGAGGCGACCTGCGACGGGTGCGAGTCGGCGGTCGACCTCGCGCTGTTGACCGAACCCGCGTGTCCGCACTGCGGCGAGTCGGTCGCGGACGTCGCCGAAAAGCGCTCCGTGTTCGGCTCGCACGCGCTGGTCACCGGGGATCCGCCGGCGCTGGAGGGCCGCGTCGAGACCGCCGTCGAATCGACCGACGACGACGTGTTCGACGCGGTCGAGGCCGACGCCGACGGAGCGTCGAGCCCAGCCCTCGATCTCGATCGGGACGGGAGGCCGGACCGATGACCGACCCGATCGATCCCGCGGAAGACGGAGCCGAGGCGGACGACGAACTTCGCTTTTCGGGGACCGCAGGGTCCGAAGGGTCGGACGCGAGCGATCGAAACGGACCGTTGAGCGATCTCGCGTCGAGCATCGAGCGGGGGCCGGACTCGGTTCCGGACGGGTTCGATCGGCTGTTCGAGCGCGAGGCCGTCGCGGAGATCGACAGCGATCAGCTCTGGGAACGCCTCGAGTCCGATCGACCGGCGGCCGAGGACCTCCTCGGCGCCGATCGCGAGATCCGGGAGGTCGCGAAGGCGAGCTACTGCCACCGGTGCGAACACTTCGCCGAGCCGCCCGACGTCGGCTGTACGCGCGACGGAACCGAGATCCTCGAGATGCCGACCCTCGAGACGTTCCGGGTGGCGGACTGTCCGGTCGTCCTCGAGGACGAAGAACTCGAACGGCGGTACTAGCGTGGATTTTTGCGGTCCGAGCCCGTAGCCGCGCCCATGCAGTTTTGCGACGACTGCGGTTCGATGATGAAAGCCGAGGGCGACCGCATGGTCTGTACGAGCTGCGGCGCGACGAGCGATCGGGACCGCGATCGCGAACGCGAGTTCGTCTCGACCGAGTCCCAAACCGACGACGACGTCATCGAATCCTCCGAGGAGGCGAACTTCGAGGGGAAACCGAAGGCGACGGACGTCATCTGCGACGAGTGCGGCAACCGGGAGGCGTGGTACACCCTCAAGCAGACGGCCTCAGCCGACGAGCCGCCGACCCGCTTTTTCAAGTGTACCGAGTGCGGCCACCGCTGGCGCGGATACAACTGACGACCGCTCGATCACTCGGACGGCCGATTACTCGAACGGGTCCGCCTCCGCACGGATCGTCCGTTCTTCGAGGGCGTCGATCCGGTTGTTCGTCTGGCCGACCTCGGCGTAGGTGACCGGCCCTTCGACCTGCTCGGCGTTCGGGCCCGGTTCGTTCCCGATGTAGACGACGTTCGGATTCGTCCCGATATCCTCCTGGAGTTTGAACGTCGATTCGGTCTCGCCGGCCTCGGCCTGAATGAGCTCCCGTGCCTCCTGTTCGGTCATTCCGTCGCCTCCGCTCTGTGCGGGTTCCGCCTCGCCCGTGAGGATGTCGATCGCCTGCTGGAGTTCCTCGCCCTGCGGGTTCCGGGCCTGGACGCGGGCCAGCGCCGGATCCTCGAGGTACCGCTGAGGGTCGCTCTCCGGATCGTTCATGTCGCCGAACTGGATTGCCTCGGGCGGACAGGCGTCCTCGCAGGCGGTCCGACCGACGAACTCCTCGCCTTTACTTCCGTCCTGGCGGGTCGCACAGAACGTACACTTCTCCATGACGCCGCGCGGGCCGCGGGCGCCGACCCAGCGACCGCGCGCGTCGTACATGTGATCCTCCTC
It includes:
- a CDS encoding beta-ribofuranosylaminobenzene 5'-phosphate synthase family protein, with the translated sequence MTTVTVSAGARLHVGFQNLSLARERLYGGIGIGLDEPRLTVTAEPAATVDADDPLAQEYARRAADVLDVSGVSIAMEERLSRHVGLGSGTQIALSVLAATARAHDLDPRTRDRAPAMGRGGRSGVGVATFEDGGFVVDAGHPTNRFTTEPPAEGDWTVPPVVARHDLPTEWRFLVVAPDADPGRSGEDEDASMRSVVERADPAVADEIAGVVTRKLLPAAAEGRLEAFGEAIAEIGRKNGAWYADAQGGVFRPPAGALVESLSDCPVLSGVGQSSWGPVVYGVTDAAHADEAERAARTALDELDLGGGVLLARAATDGARIREAPSDR
- a CDS encoding glutathione-independent formaldehyde dehydrogenase; translation: MDAVVYQGPHDVAIEEVDEPELQHPNDVIVDITTTCICGSDLHMYEGRTAADPGIVFGHENMGLVSEVGDAVTTLEEGDRVVMPFNVACGFCRNCENGYTGFCTNVNPGFAGGAYGYVAMGPYKGGQAEKLRVPYADFNALKLPEGDEHEDAFALLADIFPTGWHGTRLANLEPGESIAIYGAGPVGLMAAYSAKIQGASEIYVVDRVESRLELAEDHCDARTINFEEGDPVDQIVAEHGDEVDKGVDAVGYQAIDPETDPGDDAYDPARENPAVVLNQLIQTVRPTGALGIPGLYVPSDPGGPSEMAQQGRLGIDFGKIFEKGHKFGTGQCNVKQYNRELRDMIIEGRADPSWVVSHRVGLEQAPEMYERFDNREEGVIKVLLEP
- a CDS encoding CobW family GTP-binding protein translates to MTEHDDRIPVTVVSGYLGAGKTTLVNHVLSNPAGHEIAVIVNDMGEVNVDAELIARENDEEGIVDLSNGCICCRLQGDLLSEARRLAEEREFDYLLVESSGISEPIPVAQVFTEGTDASEIDPTDLFNLDTMVTVLDTYGFWKEFDAGETLPEGARPDDRRPLSEVLVEGIEFCDILLLNKTDMVPDDVLDEIEAVVDQLQPRAMRVHTAYSEVDPELILDTGRFDFEAVQRSQGWKRHLRGEAHDHDRDGEAEDHAHEGAGETERGRRGLPSAADLHGVSSFVFREARPLDPHRFAHWLETWDGAIVRAKGVCHVAGYDEVIGLSQAGPSVQAGPIGEWGPDDDRRTRLVFIGREMDESRIRDELRACLATDEMPATDSGDDDPFPISRRP
- a CDS encoding transcription factor S; amino-acid sequence: MQFCDDCGSMMKAEGDRMVCTSCGATSDRDRDREREFVSTESQTDDDVIESSEEANFEGKPKATDVICDECGNREAWYTLKQTASADEPPTRFFKCTECGHRWRGYN
- the yqeC gene encoding selenium cofactor biosynthesis protein YqeC, whose amino-acid sequence is MDLTRALGADAGLTCVVGAGGKKSALYELADRLDRAVLTATVRIPIFDRRVATVRVTDDPVGVLSADRTDAERDREWPLGLVADRDGDDRYVGYDPAVVDEIAAAGAADHVLVKADGARTRLLKAPGDHEPQLPATADAVLAIASVHAVGEPLDERAVHRPERVAAVTGRSPGESIEPADVATLLTSPEAGLKGVPDGATYVPVLNMVDDDEDLAIAREIARSVLDRNAGAHDRVSRVALTSMIADEPLVDVVG
- the mobA gene encoding molybdenum cofactor guanylyltransferase, producing MNTTDDLAGVVLAGGFSTRFGEADKAAAELAGTPMVRRVVDRLAAVADDLVVNCRDEQVARIREALAGCDADVRFETDPVPDRGPLAGIRVGLEAVEREYAAVVACDMPFVDPDLLSLLYDRARGADGAVVRLEDGWYQPTQAIYRADAMAAACQAALEAEEGRIVAAIDRIDAVTVEESKLADVDAATFESVDTREALAAAERRLEE
- a CDS encoding RAD55 family ATPase; this encodes MERMPLGVSRLDRMIGGGAPAGSVVLLAGESGAGAREFCYTSAAMNGLATADPAQFELYYGGLEPGTSLPEEIHYVSFTDEPSAIRDEMAFVMDGELIDAGLADVEFFELAEEYFQLTPVPTEWYADRATDITALGDRDDCGGVLEALGTYLTENAANSLVVIDSVTDLVAADDAEFGWPDLTVLLKGLARASHRWGGVILLLVNSELLGPTELGRLKEATDGTLLFEWESGGSERARTLVVEQFRGVLSRLEDENIVRFETEIHDGGFDISNVRKIR